The Streptococcus downei MFe28 DNA window AGCAGTTTCTATGTAGAAAGGAAATGAACCCGCCTACGACTCTGTGGAAAAAGATAAAGGTTCCTAGATGCCTAGGTGCATCTGCGTCACCTTTCCTATTTTCCTTTGAGTCGCTTAACGGCTTGGTATCTTAATTATGCAAGATAAATTAGTGATTCATGGGGCTAGGGCCCATAATTTAAAGGATATTGATGTGGAGATTCCCCGCGATAAGTTGGTCGTGGTGACGGGCTTGTCAGGTTCAGGCAAGTCCAGCCTGGCCTTTGACACCATCTATGCCGAAGGTCAACGGCGCTATGTGGAGAGTCTCTCCGCCTATGCCCGTCAGTTTTTGGGCAATATGGAAAAACCTGATGTGGATAGCATTGACGGCCTTAGCCCAGCTATCTCCATCGATCAAAAGACCACCAGCAAGAATCCCCGTTCGACGGTGGGAACAGCTACTGAAATCAATGATTACCTCCGCCTCCTCTATGCTCGGGTCGGAGTTCCTTACTGTCCCAATGGGCACGGGGAAATTTCTGCCAGCTCGGTTGAGCAGATTGTTGATAAGGTGCTGGAACTGCCTGAGCGCACACGGATGCAGATTCTGGCCCCTGTTATTCGTCGCAAGAAGGGTCAGCACAAGACTCTATTTGAAAAGGTCCAAAAGCAAGGCTATGTCCGTGTTCGGGTTGATGGCCAGGTTTATGATGTGACCGAGGTTCCTGAGCTGTCCAAGTCCAAGATGCACAATATCGAAGTGGTCATCGACCGTCTGGTCAATAAGGAAGGCATTCGCAGCCGTCTTTTTGACTCTGTTGAAGCAGCCCTGCGGATTGCTGACGGCTATGTCATCATTGATACCATGGATGGCAAGGACCTGCTCTTCTCTGAGCACTATTCCTGTCCTGTCTGTGGCTTTACCGTGCCTGAGTTGGAGCCCCGCCTCTTTTCCTTCAATGCGCCTTTTGGTTCCTGCCCCACCTGCGATGGCTTGGGTATGAAGCTGGTGGTTGATATGGATTTATTGATTCCCGACCCAAGTAAGACCTTAAGAGAAGGAGCCCTAGCTCCCTGGAATCCCATTTCTTCAAACTATTACCCCGCCATGTTAGAGCAGGCCATGGAAGCTTTTGGTGTGGATATGGACACGCCTTTTGAGGACCTGCCCCAAGACCAGCAGGACTTGGTGCTTTATGGCTCTGACGACAAGGAATTCCATTTCCACTATGTCAATGACTTCGGTGGTGTGCGGGATATTGACATTCCTTTTGAGGGCGTGGTTAACAATGTCAATCGTCGCTACCATGAGACCAACAGTGACTTCACCCGTAATGTCATGCGGGGTTATATGAATGAGCTAACCTGTGCGACCTGCCACGGCTACCGCCTCAATGATGCCGCCCTCTCGGTCAAACTTGGTGGAAAAGACGGTCTCAATATCGGTCAGATTTCTGATCTCTCAATCCAAGACCACTTGGCCCATCTAGCTACCCTTATGCTCTCAGATAATCAGGCCACCATTGCTGGCCCTATCCTCAAGGAAATCAAGGATCGCCTGACCTTCCTCAATAATGTCGGCCTCAACTATCTGACCCTGTCTCGGATGGCAGGAACCTTATCAGGTGGGGAAAGTCAACGGATTCGTCTGGCTACCCAGATTGGTTCCAACCTCAGCGGTGTTCTCTACGTTCTGGACGAGCCCTCCATCGGGCTTCATCAAAGGGATAATGACCGCCTGATTGCCAGCCTCAAGAAGATGCGGGACTTGGGCAATACCCTGATTGTGGTTGAGCACGACGAAGATACCATGCGACAGGCCGACTGGCTGATTGATGTCGGTCCAGGAGCTGGCCAATTCGGTGGGGAAATCGTGGCCTCTGGTACGCCCGAGCAAGTCTCCAAGGTCAAGAAATCCATCACTGGTCAGTACCTATCTGGTAAAAAAGAAATTCCAGTACCTAGTCAAAGACGAAAAGGCAACGGCCGTTTTATCGAGGTCAAGGGGGCTTGTGAGCATAATCTACAAGATATTGATGTCAAGTTCCCTCTGGGCAAATTTGTCGCCGTTACAGGGGTTTCGGGCTCTGGTAAATCAACCCTGGTCAATTCTATCTTGAAAAAGGCTATTGCTCAAAAACTTAACCGCAATTCAGAAAAACCAGGTAAGCACAAGAGTGTGGAAGGAATTGAAAATATTGAGCGGTTGATTGATATCGACCAAAGTCCCATTGGTCGGACGCCTCGCTCCAATCCAGCCACCTACACAGGGGTTTTTGATGATATTCGCGACCTCTTTGCCAAGACTAACGAAGCCAAAATTCGCGGTTACAAGAAAGGTCGCTTTAGCTTCAATATTAAAGGTGGCCGTTGTGAGGCCTGCTCAGGCGATGGGATTGTCAAGATTGAAATGCACTTCCTGCCCGATGTCTACGTTCCCTGTGAAGTCTGCCATGGTACCCGCTATAACAGCGAGACCCTGGAGGTTCATTATAAGGAGAAAAATATCGCTGAAATCCTCAACATGACGGTCAATGATGCGGTAGACTTCTTCGCTCCCATTCCCAAAATCGCTCGAAAACTCCAAACCATTAAGGATGTTGGCCTAGGTTATGTCACCCTGGGACAACCGGCCACTACCCTGTCTGGTGGCGAAGCCCAACGGATGAAGCTGGCTTCTGAGCTTCATAAACGCTCAACTGGTAAGTCCTTCTATATCTTGGATGAACCGACCACGGGTCTTCATACCGACGATATTGCCCGTCTGCTCAAGGTGCTAGAGCGCTTTGTCGATGAGGGTAATACGGTTCTGGTCATTGAGCACAATCTGGATGTCATCAAGACCGCCGACCATCTGATTGACCTAGGCCCAGAAGGTGGTGTTGGTGG harbors:
- the uvrA gene encoding excinuclease ABC subunit UvrA, with translation MQDKLVIHGARAHNLKDIDVEIPRDKLVVVTGLSGSGKSSLAFDTIYAEGQRRYVESLSAYARQFLGNMEKPDVDSIDGLSPAISIDQKTTSKNPRSTVGTATEINDYLRLLYARVGVPYCPNGHGEISASSVEQIVDKVLELPERTRMQILAPVIRRKKGQHKTLFEKVQKQGYVRVRVDGQVYDVTEVPELSKSKMHNIEVVIDRLVNKEGIRSRLFDSVEAALRIADGYVIIDTMDGKDLLFSEHYSCPVCGFTVPELEPRLFSFNAPFGSCPTCDGLGMKLVVDMDLLIPDPSKTLREGALAPWNPISSNYYPAMLEQAMEAFGVDMDTPFEDLPQDQQDLVLYGSDDKEFHFHYVNDFGGVRDIDIPFEGVVNNVNRRYHETNSDFTRNVMRGYMNELTCATCHGYRLNDAALSVKLGGKDGLNIGQISDLSIQDHLAHLATLMLSDNQATIAGPILKEIKDRLTFLNNVGLNYLTLSRMAGTLSGGESQRIRLATQIGSNLSGVLYVLDEPSIGLHQRDNDRLIASLKKMRDLGNTLIVVEHDEDTMRQADWLIDVGPGAGQFGGEIVASGTPEQVSKVKKSITGQYLSGKKEIPVPSQRRKGNGRFIEVKGACEHNLQDIDVKFPLGKFVAVTGVSGSGKSTLVNSILKKAIAQKLNRNSEKPGKHKSVEGIENIERLIDIDQSPIGRTPRSNPATYTGVFDDIRDLFAKTNEAKIRGYKKGRFSFNIKGGRCEACSGDGIVKIEMHFLPDVYVPCEVCHGTRYNSETLEVHYKEKNIAEILNMTVNDAVDFFAPIPKIARKLQTIKDVGLGYVTLGQPATTLSGGEAQRMKLASELHKRSTGKSFYILDEPTTGLHTDDIARLLKVLERFVDEGNTVLVIEHNLDVIKTADHLIDLGPEGGVGGGQVIATGTPEEVAKNDQSFTGQYLQDKLS